The Candidatus Obscuribacterales bacterium nucleotide sequence CTGACAATTTTGGTGATCCCGCCGATTTTAATTAGCACCGACGCTGCCTTTCGCACCATTGATCCCGCCATTCGCGAAGCGGCCCGCGGCATGGGGATGCCAGATGCCCAAGTGCTCCGCCGCATTGAAATTCCCTTAGCTCTGCCAGTGGTGATTGCGGGCATCAAAACTGCAACGGTGGAAGCGATCGCTAGCGCCACCCTAGCTGCCTTCATTGGAGCCGGTGGTCTCGGCAGCTTCGTCGTCCTAGGCTTCGCCCTCTACGATAATTCGGTTCTCCTAGTAGGAGCCGTGCCGGTGGCGATTCTGTCCTTGGGGGCAGAGATCAGCTTCAGCGCCTTACAGCGATGGGTGCAGCCTCCTAGCCGCTCAGACGCCTAAGAGACGTCTAAGATAAGTGAGGCGCTGGAAGGGATATATGACCATAGACTACGATCTGGTGATTTTGGGGGGTAGTGCAGCCGGACGCAGCATGGCGCAACGGGCCGCGCAACGGGGCCTACGAGTTGCCCTGGTAGACGGCTGGCCCGAGGTGGATCGTCTACAGCAAACGGCTCAAGGTAGCCATGCTGCCTTAGTGCAGGCAGCTCGATTGGCCCAGCAGCAGGCGCAACAGGGATGGGCGATCGCGCCGCTTCTCACGCTCCGCGATCGACAGACATGGGGACAGCAACCGCCCTCCAGAGCCCTAGCTAGCCTGGCAGAAATGGGAGTAGATGTGGTGCCAGGCCCAGCAGAGTTTCGGCGACGACCGATGGCGGTGGTGGCGGGAGGACGGGCCCTGCGATCGCGGGCCTATAGCATTGCCACCGGCACGGAAGATGTGGTTCCCTCGATCCCCGGTATCGATGCCATGCCCTACACAACGGTGCGATCGCTCTGGCAGCAACCGCTACCCTCCACACCCATCCATTGGTTGATTGTTGGCCATCGCCCCCAAACCGTTGAATTAGCCCAAGCGCTGAACAGCCTTGGCCAATCCGTCACCCTCATCACCGCCCCACGCCTTCTGCCTGCTGAAGATCCCCAGATTGCGGCCTTAATGGCCGCCCAGCTAGAAGCTGAAGGAATCGAGATTGTCTTAGGTCATCCAGAGCAGGTTGATGGCCATGCCCAGGCTTGTCGCCTACAGGTCAACGGTCAGATCTACAAAGGTGATCGCCTCCTGGTCGATACCCAGCAACCCCAAGTGCGATCGCTCAACCTAGAGGCTGTCGGCGTACAGTGGACGCAGAACGGCATCATCACCAACTCCCACCTGCGCACCACCCATCCCCAGATTTATGCCCTCGGTGACGGGCTAGGCGGCTATGCCTTTCCCCCCATCGCCGAAGCTGAGGCCGACATTCTGCTGCACAACCTCTGCTATCCCGGCAAGCGCACCGTGCCCTACCACCAAATTCCTATCACGATCCAAACCAGCCCGACGATTACCCGCATTGGTCTGACCGAACCCCAAGCCCGGCAGCGGTACGGCGATGATCTTTGGGTGGGCATCAATCCCTTCCCTAGCGACGCCGATCGCACCATTGGGCAAACGACAAGCCTCGTGAAAGTGATCCTCAAGCCCGATGGCCAAATCATTGGCGTCCATAGCGTGGGCAACGGTGCCGATGTGGCCGCCCTAGCGATCGCCCTCCAGCATCACCATCGTTTTCAGCACCTAGCCCTATCGCCCTCAACGGCCCTAGGCGCGATCGCCCAAGCCTGGCAGAATCATTGCCGGGAGCGATCGCCGTGGTCTCGCCTCCAACCCACCTGGCTAGCGCTGAACCGGGCTTGGCAGCAGCCCTAACCCCAGTGTTGATGGTCTCCCTGGACATACTACAGCGTGTGACAAGTTGTTCATGGAGTTCGTTATAGTAGAAACGAGTGTATCCATGCTGCAATACATCGTCTCTCTTAAGGCATAAACCATGGCTGTTAACGTTGTGTACGAGTCCACCGATCATCGGGCAGCCCAAGATGTTGATGCGTTAAGGCAAGTCTTTGAGCATTTCACGGCCACCAGTTGCCCCCGAAGCTACAACTTTCACCTGCACACCACCTGCTCCGATGGACGGCTGAGTCCCAGGCAGGTAATCGATCAAGCGATCGCCCTTGGTCTAAAAGGTCTAGCCATCACCGATCACCATTCCGTTCGTGGATACGACCAAGCTCAAGCCTATTTGGCCCAGGTTGCGCCCGCCGATTCCCAGCCCCGACTGTGGACAGGGATGGAAATTAGTGCCGGTCTTTTGGACAACGAAGTCCATATTCTCTGCTACGGCTTTGAGCCCAGCCACACCGCCCTGAAGCCCTACCTGCAACAGAGAGCCCCTAGAGGACTGGACTACGAAGCCACCCAGGTGATTAACGCCGTGCATCAAGCAGGCGGGCTTGCCGTCTTGGCCCATCCGGATCGCTATCGGCGATCGCCCCAAGACCTGATCGACACCGCCGCCACCTTGGGCATCGACGGCGTTGAGGTGTTCTACGCCTACAACAATCCCAGCCCTTGGACACCCAGCCCCCGCCAAACTCGGCTGATCCAAGATCTGGCCAATCAGTATGGGTTGCTGAAAACCGGCGGTACAGACACCCACGGACTGAGCCTGTTGCAGCGGATCTAGACCCGTCCATGGCACAAAAATAACCCCCAGATGGTGCAAACCAGTCTGAGGGCATCTAAGCACATAATAAATAGACAACAGCTAGAGCAAGTTTAGATCGATTCATCCTGATTGTGTTGGGCTCAACCGGTCGGCGACCACACCCAGTCTCAAGACAACGATAGGTCAGGGGCAAGCGTTCCACCGCCATCACCCAAGCGGTCTCTCTATTGGAGACCACCACTTTGCAGCGTCATCAATCCAATAATGCCGATGCTGACCACCAGCAAAAGACCTGCTAATGAGAGGGACTGGCCTAGGTGATTTGAAGATTTCATACGTTATAAACCCTGTTTAATCAGGAATGTTATCGATTGTGTTTTGAGATTATCAGCGATCGCTTTTATCCCAAAGAAACGTAACGAATCCTTAGAAGAACCACACGGTTCTTCAAGAAGGCTGAAGTAACCAGTTCACTCAATATGTCTGCTTTGTTACATTATGGGGAGCGATCGCCCTCGTTTAGATGGCGCTGAAATCTTGCTAATCTCAAGCGTTCACGTTGGAGTCATCGACTCGGACATGCCCACAAAAAAGGCGGGCAGGGCCCGCCGGATGATCATCGACTCGTGAGTTTCTATTTAGTGAGTTGCGTCAGCACTTGGTTTGATCGCGCCACGAAGTCTTTCATACCATCCGCATCAAAGCCTTTCTGAGCCATCAGCGCTAGGTCATACACATGGTGGCAGAGCATATTGGCCAACTGCGCCGAGGGAGAATCACCCTCGCTGGTGACGATCGCCCCTTGCTGGAGCTTCAGCAGGTTGTCGATCAGCGGATGGGCGGTGTTCACCAACAGAATATGCTCATCGGGGAATTCCGCCGTTTTCTGTTCAAACATGGCCGTCATATCCCGCATCCGACGCATGGCCTCCGGCAGCAGCACCATGGCCGGCGGCGTTTTGGCATCATCAGACTTGAGCGCTTCGGTACGAATGGTCACCTTGGGCTTCTGCAAGGCCTGCTCAAATAGCTCCTTCACCACTTCACTGCGGGTTTTGTTGGTGCTGGGATCGACGATTTCCGCTTCTTTGTCCTTGTTCAGCAAGGAGTCATCTAGTTCCGCATCAACCCGAGAGAAGCTCAGGTCAGAATATTCCCGTTCCAGGAACCCGACAAAGTGGGTATCAATGAAGGAGTCGAAGAACAGCACCTCTAGCCCTTGGCTCTTGTGCAGTTCCACATAGGTGGACTGGGCTGCTGGATCGGTGCAGTAGAACACTCGATTCTCATGCTTCGCT carries:
- a CDS encoding NAD(P)/FAD-dependent oxidoreductase — its product is MTIDYDLVILGGSAAGRSMAQRAAQRGLRVALVDGWPEVDRLQQTAQGSHAALVQAARLAQQQAQQGWAIAPLLTLRDRQTWGQQPPSRALASLAEMGVDVVPGPAEFRRRPMAVVAGGRALRSRAYSIATGTEDVVPSIPGIDAMPYTTVRSLWQQPLPSTPIHWLIVGHRPQTVELAQALNSLGQSVTLITAPRLLPAEDPQIAALMAAQLEAEGIEIVLGHPEQVDGHAQACRLQVNGQIYKGDRLLVDTQQPQVRSLNLEAVGVQWTQNGIITNSHLRTTHPQIYALGDGLGGYAFPPIAEAEADILLHNLCYPGKRTVPYHQIPITIQTSPTITRIGLTEPQARQRYGDDLWVGINPFPSDADRTIGQTTSLVKVILKPDGQIIGVHSVGNGADVAALAIALQHHHRFQHLALSPSTALGAIAQAWQNHCRERSPWSRLQPTWLALNRAWQQP
- a CDS encoding ABC transporter permease: MTLLTDAFQYGVMNSDRLLSALQEHMLLVLLPLGIGMGLGLPLGFWTARSPWASVVFINGFNALRVIPSLAILFLAIPYLGLSTQSAMLALTILVIPPILISTDAAFRTIDPAIREAARGMGMPDAQVLRRIEIPLALPVVIAGIKTATVEAIASATLAAFIGAGGLGSFVVLGFALYDNSVLLVGAVPVAILSLGAEISFSALQRWVQPPSRSDA
- a CDS encoding PHP domain-containing protein translates to MAVNVVYESTDHRAAQDVDALRQVFEHFTATSCPRSYNFHLHTTCSDGRLSPRQVIDQAIALGLKGLAITDHHSVRGYDQAQAYLAQVAPADSQPRLWTGMEISAGLLDNEVHILCYGFEPSHTALKPYLQQRAPRGLDYEATQVINAVHQAGGLAVLAHPDRYRRSPQDLIDTAATLGIDGVEVFYAYNNPSPWTPSPRQTRLIQDLANQYGLLKTGGTDTHGLSLLQRI